A single region of the Neisseria zoodegmatis genome encodes:
- a CDS encoding helix-turn-helix transcriptional regulator, which produces MDSVSRLFTYFRFRTNLFFIGQLCRTGHFDEPNKGYLHFIRKGRCLLHLSENRTIEINQPGIVFSPSNVLHRIHPIDSEGLEILCINFDFGEGVRNPLVDTLRNVEVLFLEDRPQLRTIADQIFNESNRQSCGYHAAIHHLCAYFTIQVIRCCLEQKKLQTGLLRGLVDKKLSNVLQEIHQHPAQEWTLELMAEKAAMSRSAFAAYFKEIMNIPPLAYVTNWRISVAQTLLQQGLPIGLAAEKVGYSHPAALSRVFTREIGMTPSEWLRRYGRGT; this is translated from the coding sequence ATGGATAGCGTCTCCCGCCTTTTTACCTATTTCCGATTCCGCACCAACCTCTTCTTCATCGGCCAACTGTGCAGAACAGGCCACTTCGACGAGCCCAACAAAGGCTATCTCCACTTTATCCGCAAAGGCCGCTGCCTGCTTCATTTATCAGAGAATCGAACCATAGAAATAAACCAACCGGGCATTGTTTTCTCGCCCAGCAATGTTTTGCACCGCATCCACCCCATAGACAGCGAAGGGCTTGAAATACTCTGCATCAACTTTGATTTCGGAGAAGGCGTACGCAACCCGTTGGTAGATACCTTGCGCAACGTAGAAGTGCTTTTTTTAGAAGACCGGCCCCAATTAAGAACCATTGCCGATCAAATTTTCAACGAAAGCAACCGACAGTCATGCGGCTACCATGCCGCCATACACCATTTGTGCGCCTACTTCACCATTCAGGTTATCCGCTGCTGCCTTGAGCAGAAAAAACTGCAAACAGGTTTATTGAGAGGCTTGGTAGATAAAAAATTAAGCAATGTATTACAGGAAATACACCAACATCCCGCACAAGAATGGACACTTGAACTGATGGCGGAAAAAGCCGCCATGTCGCGCTCGGCTTTTGCAGCCTATTTCAAAGAAATCATGAACATACCGCCTTTGGCTTACGTTACCAACTGGCGTATTTCCGTAGCACAGACTTTACTCCAACAAGGGCTGCCGATCGGCTTGGCAGCAGAAAAAGTCGGCTACAGTCACCCTGCCGCACTGAGCCGCGTATTCACACGCGAAATCGGCATGACACCAAGCGAATGGCTGCGCCGCTACGGGCGCGGAACCTGA